Proteins from a single region of Rana temporaria chromosome 5, aRanTem1.1, whole genome shotgun sequence:
- the LOC120941568 gene encoding E3 ubiquitin-protein ligase TRIM39-like, which yields MASADLRQELDCSICLNIYTDPVNLRCGHNFCRVCIDRVLDTQEGSGGYSCPECREEFRDRPVLQRNITLRNIVGAFRSTQLEEGKTEIFCTYCYHSPVPAVKSCLMCEASLCDNHLRVHRKAPEHVLTDPTTSMENRKCSIHRKLLEYYCNVESVCICVSCSLAGEHRGHKVETLDEASEKKKQELRNVLQKLMTEREETEKRVQSLQDRRRKVQEKSAGLTERVTALFIELRRHLDDLEKRVRRNISSQEERISLSDLIHQLEIKKEDLSRKMEDIEKLCNMTDPLTVLQESDTGDLCDTEEGDNEDRERHDRLLHDGGDLDVSGISHTLHKGLSDIIKEVNVSFYIQEASDILLDVNTAHNKLQISDDMKTVSWSDIKQNRPETPERFQGWSQVLSSQNFSSGRHYWEVDVRKSENCIVGMCYSSIARRGGVEQSGIGYNNKSWGLFRYSGGCFLFHDNKKIIISPDLSSNRVRIYVDYEAGQLSFYDLCDPIRHLHTFTTTFTEPLHVGLCVLKGRIKISGGFRRRVK from the coding sequence ATggcgtctgctgatctgagacaGGAACTGGACTGTTCCAtctgtctgaacatttatacAGATCCTGTAAACCTGAGATGTGGCcacaacttctgccgggtctgtattgatcgtgtgttggatacacaggaggggtctggaggatattcctgtcctgagtgcagagaAGAGTTCCGGGATCGGCCTGTACTGCAGAGGAACATAACACTACGTAACATAGTGGGGGCTTTCCGATCTACTCAgctggaagaagggaagactgaaATCTTCTGTACTTACTGCTATCACTCTCCTGTGCCTGCTGTTAAATCCTGTCTGATGTGTGAAGCTTCTCTGTGTGATAATCACCTGAGAGTCCACAGAAAGGCACCAGAACATGTCCTAACTGATCCCACCACTTCCATGGAGAACAGGAAATGCTCCATCCACAGAAAACTTCTTGAATATTACTGCAATGTGGAGTCTGTCTGTATCTGTGTGTCCTGCAGTTTGGCCGGAGAACACCGGGGACACAAGGTGGAGACTCTGGATGAGGCCTCTGAGAAGAAGAAACAGGAACTGAGAAATGTTCTGCAGAAActgatgacagagagagaggagacggagaaaagagtccagagtctgcaggacCGCAGGAGAAAAGTACAAGAAAAATCAGCCGGTCTAACAGAGAGAGTCACTGCCCTGTTCATAGAGCTCAGGAGACATCTGGATGACCTGGAGAAGAGAGTGCGGAGGAACATCTCCAGCCAGGAAGAGCGGATCTCATTGTCTGATCTGATCCATCagctggaaataaagaaggaggatctgtccaggaagatggaggacattgagaagctgtgtaacatgactgacccactgactgtcctacaggaatcagacacaggggacttgtgtgatactgaggagggagataatgaggacagagagagacatgatagactcctccatgatggaggggatctggatgtGTCTGGAATCTCACACACCTTACATAAAGGGTTATCTGATATAATAAAAGAGGTAAATGTATCCTTCTATATACAGGAAGCTtcagacatattactggatgtgaACACAGCTCATAATAAGCTACAGATATCAGATGACATGAAAACTGTATCCTGGTCAGATATAAAGCAGAATCGTCCAGAAACACCGGAGAGATTTCAGGGTTGGTCCCAGGTATTAAGCAGTCAGAATTTTTCCTCTGGGcgacattactgggaagtggatgtcAGAAAGTCCGAAAATTGCATTGTTGGGATGTGTTATTCCAGTATAGCGAGGAGAGGAGGAGTAGAGCAGTCAGGGATTGGATATAATAACAAGTCCTGGGGGTTGTTCAGGTATAGTGGTGGGTGTTTTCTATTTcatgacaataaaaaaattatcatatCTCCCGATCtctccagtaacagagtcaggatctatgtggattatgaggccgggcagctgtccttttatgatctgtgtgacccgatcagacatctccacaccttcaccaccaccttcactgagcccctccatgtTGGGTTATGTGTATTGAAAGGTCGTATAAAGATCTCTGGGGGGTTTAGGAGACGTGTAAAATGA